The genomic region GGACTGGCATTGTGTGGAGAAATGGGGttgcgcgctctctctctctctctctcgctcgctctTTGACTACTGGTCGGGCTTGCTGTAGCTGGATCAGGCTACAGTAATAACCCCATCTACTAGGACAAGCCCAGCAGTGTGGAGGAGGGGGCTTGGAAGGCCTCCGCCCTGAGAAATAGATTTAATCTGAATTACTTCAGCAAAAACCCAGCTGTGTGGTAGGAGGGGAAAATGTAGGGTGATGTAAATTTGCAGCATGGATTAGGACATCTGCTTTGCAGTCCAGAAATATACTGTATAGATTTACTCCCATTGGTAGGTACCAGCcggttctctctctttctctttccttcattgTGAGAGCGGATGATGGAGACTGATGGTGGGATGGGATAATGGCCAAATATTTCTCATCTTAAAGAGCATTAGCAAGGGCATAGAGCGTGTGTCCTATGAGCAGGGGTTTTATCAGTGCTATAGTTCCCACACTATTGCAGCTTTCCAGCCTGTTAAACCAGTTCTCTTGTCGGAGTTGTCACTGTACACCTGCCCTCCACCTTGTGTTTACACTGTAGACTAATGCTGattgtcatttttgtttgttgtcaCTCCACTAGGAGATGGAAAGGCCTGAGGACGTGGAGAGCCCGGAGGTGGAGGACTACAGGAACAAGCCCAACGAGAACTCGTACTGCTACCAGCTTCTGCAGGAGCTGGACAAGCAACGCAAGAGCGGCATCCTCTGCGACGTCAACATCATGGTGTGCGGCCAGATGTTCAAGGCACACAAGAACATCCTGGTCGCCGGGAGCCGCTACTTCAAGACCCTCTACTGCCTGACGAAGAGCGAGAGCTGCGACCAAACTACGATCACGCACCTGGATGTGGCGGCCGTGCAGGGCTTTTCCGTCATCCTGGACTTCCTGTACTCTGGCAACCTCTTTCTCACCAGCCAGAATGCCATAGAGGTGATGTCCGTGGCGAGTTACCTCCAGATGACCGAAGTGGTCCAGTCCTGTCGCGCCTTCATCAAAGACGCCCTCAACATAAGCATCAAGCAGGAAGCCCCTGACTCCGTGGTGGTTGACTACAACAAGCGCCGGACGGTGGCGAAAGACTGCCAGGGTGCCGACAAGAAGCCCAGCAACTTCTGGGCAACCAGTATCCTGTCCAAACTGTCCATCAAGGCCAGTGGACAAGTGAAGGATGAACCCAGCGACGTGGAGGTGTCTGGGGGAGAAGGTTGCGCATTGGGAAGCTCAAGTTGGGGAGGAGAGAACTCGTCAGAGTCCACAGAGATGGAGCCCCAGGGTCCTGGGCCGGTGTTCATCTGGAATGAGCCAGATCCCGGCACTGGGGTGGCTATCAAGAGGGAGGAGCGTCCTGAGCCAGGAAGCAGAAAGCGGAAAAAACAGGCCGCCAAGCGCTTTGTCTACAACATCCCACCTGAGCCGGAAGAGGGTTTCGATGAGGGCATGTTCATCCAACCATCCGCCTCCTACACCAGGGAGGACTTCTCTTACCTCTCAGAGAATGCTGGTACGTTACCCATAATGCCTTTTTCTCCTGTTCAGGCACCTCGATGGCTCTTCAAACCAAGTCCAGTTCAAATCATCAGTCACAACAAATTTATGTGTAATTAAACATAACACACCCAGCAAGTTTAcatgaaaaatgttttcatttcctTGTTTGCTGGAATTGTCTATTGAGCTCTTTCAGGTTGTGGGAGTTTGGTTATTTGAATAATGTTGCTGTTGTATTGTGTAGACTCATCAGCACACTTCAGTGCTGTCATTAGGATTGTCATGTATGACAGTAGTGTTTTTGGCACCTCTCTCCCACACTAACAAAGGCCAGGATGCATTTCTGTAAAGCCTTTGGTAATGGTATAATCAGTGTTTATCAGAGGCTGAATACACAGCCTTGAGGAAGTTATCATACTACTAGCACTGTTTGTGAAATTGATATGCAGAGTACATACTGTGCATATTTTTAACTTGCAAATGGTTTACATTCGATTCTTTTTCCAAAATGTAATGAATTATAAGTTGATTAGAAAAATGCGATTAGATTACTTACATCAATTTGAAGATGGTTACATTAAAAAACAGCATGCAGTATACAGTATGCAATTTTATAGTGGGCTTGACCAAAAACTGTATACCAAGACAGTTCACTGGTATTgctatgaatgggagaaagtacAACAagcaatatggtggaatatgTAAAAGAGCCAGTCGCCAATTGGTGAAGTTGTTGCATCACTGCCATCAGAAGCTCTGGTTCCCATAAACAGTCAGTGTATTGAAACTCCTGCATATGACTGACCAACCAACctgaaaatgtacattttttttaacgctatttgagcataagaaacatttattgctgatttgaaatgttataaatatGTGAGTTTGACAAGcacttttttcattattttctatTCAAGTAGATAGGAGTTGGTCTTGAGCAAAATCACTGTCAGGAGGCGTTACAAATGCAGCCACCAAGTGACTTTGTAGATTACTTGTAGTAGAACAGACCttgaatcaatgtttttttgcattataatataatataatatatataggaTTGACTATAGGATTGACTCCCTTTTGAAGCCTGTctctagcggccagtcgatcaATTGCATTTTAGGTCACTTCCGTGTTGGATTTAAGAGACAGACCGgaaggttgccgcttggtttcAACCAATGGGTGTCGGCAGTGTTCAAGGAGGTGTGCGTAGTTCTTTCGACCTCAAACTCTGGTATGAAATGCCCACTTTTCATGATCCAAACAATTCCCATCCTTCATTTTTCAGTAAAATGGGTTGGGTATgtcattttatcttgactttaaCATGGTTTTAACAGCTCACTCACTGTTACACTGTTGATTTTTCTGTGTAGTTGTAAAGGAGTGTTTCAAGATTTCCTGCTAATTCCAGAAAAAATCCACTTAGCTGATGTTCAAAGCATAAGCTGATATGCTGTCACATCCTTTCTTTTCAAGCAGAAATATCTCTTGTAAGTCTAAAGCACATTCTTACACGTGCACACACGTCTCAACCTTCAGCTGTGGCAGGCAGCCAGCCAAGGTCTCACATTTATGATTGCTTCTCCTCAGGCCCTGTGTAGCTCAGGGCAGCAAGACCATCTTCCCTTTTTAATTAGAGTGGCCAGTTCGTTTTCTTCTGCCCTTATTAAGGGAGTCGACCCTCCCTCCGCCTCATACCACAAAAACCTGCGTAATCTCCAGTCTGCCGAGCTGTCATGCTTCAAACTCTCTGCCCCCATTAACCAGAGCAGCGTGTGGTATAGTATCATGTCTTAAGTGACACGGTTCTGAGAAGAGGCTTTCTCTCGCCGTCGTCAACTCCTCTAATGCAGGATAATGAAGTAAAGCGGAGGAAACGTTACCCTCAGGCTTCCTAAACGATCTCAAATGCACTTTGCTCATATTCCTGAGGGCACTTAAATTTGCAGAGCTGACGGCTCACACCTGAAAGGCATGTGTGTCGGTGCGTTTGCCTACACATGCCTACATATGCTTACGTACTCGTCTGTGTACTTGCGTCCATGTTGACTACCCACTTCCTTTTTTACACATGGGGCTTTTTCTTGTAAAGAGTGTTGCTTATTGCTTAAGCCAATTTAATGTGTTAAAGGATCAGTTCAATTCAGagttcaaatttcctgataatttcctcacccCAATGCCATGAtgtttgtttgtctttctttctttagttgaaaagaaatgaaggtttttgaggaaaactttCTAGGGTTTTTTTCcgtatagtggacttcaatggctacCAGTGGgatccaaattgcagtttaaatgcagcttcaaagggctctaaaCCTTCACAgccgatgaataagggtcttatgtaGTGAAACAactggtcattttctaaaaaaataaataaataaaaatgatacactttttaaccacaaatgcattagctctgcgatgtgccacgcGTTACgttatcacgttggaaaggtcacgcttgCCGTAGACGGAGACTGAGAAGTAATTATATATGGGCATTATACCATTGCTAAAACATCTAAtggtggcctaagacttttgcacaatACTGTATATATCAGTCATACTACAAAACATtgcatttattataattgtattataaatattatgtgTAGCTCCATTCACTAAGAAATCAGAATCAAAACTTCGCATTTATATATCCACATAGCTGTATATTAGACATCAAAtatgttctgattggctgtagatgtcgcagtgttattttagaataatttatatgcaatttaaagtattcattaatattttgaattatctttttaattttatatttttagttttcatttaagtttgtcatttttataatttttttttatataaatttctaATTTGCTTTCATTTATATCTATTTCAGCTTTAGTAATTTTTGTACTTAAACATTTAGTTGCCAATATTtctaattttttcttttttttttcatctaatatctatattgtattatttgagctttatttcaatgaacaaaaacattttttttaatagtttttgttaaccATAACACTGGTGTCATGTAGCATTTTCACTTTAGGTGTGGACAGGCAAATTACATTTTTCGATTACTTTTAGTGTTGCACCTAAATGAGTCCTGTCTGTTCTCTCTCACATCACGCAGCAGGATCTGTCACCATAAATGCTTTCCAAACAGGACAGTTGAATTGTTAATTTGAGGTAgtgacacacacacgcacgcacacaccaCCCCCGATTCCCTTTTCTGAGGTGCAGCGCTGCCAGGGGCCGTCCTGCCCTAATCCTGCTAATGCAGCCCAACTATCTCTGCCATTCCAAATATTGACCCAGGCAGAGTAGACCCACTGCAGAGGTACTTACAATGGGATCTGGCGGCTTTGGTCCGCCTGCCTGCTAATCCACAGTGTGTAAGATGATCCACTGTTAGGGCTTCACCCATTTATTTACACATCATATCTCCTTCACACACCCACACGACACACATTTACAGTTGCTGCCTTACGCAAAGTCGTGATCTTTACAAATAGGCACATATGGTGGTGTGAAATTCACAAGGGCTTATCCCTGATGTGTTAAAGTGAGAGCGAACAGTAAGGCCGGAAAGTACGGCAACATCAACACAAATACTAACCAGAATGTTGCAAGCATGAACATCAGTACTCAAAGAGGGCTATTGTTTTCTTCAAATGTGGTTATTTAGTTAATTCTAATGCATTTCTGTACTTGCCTTATGTTTCGAATTGTGTTTAGATGCTTTTTACAAAACTACTACAATGTGTAGTTACTAGCTAGATGAGTTTAAAGTTTGCTTGAGAAAGCTAGAACAGAAAGTTTGCTTTCATGTGCTTGTGTAATTGAgtatattttgtttcttttcgaGCCTGTTTCGGTTTCCTTAGGGCGTTGAGGTCAGTTTTCGTAAATAAAGGGTGGGGTCAAATAAAACCTTGAGCCCATTTACTACCAATCTCTCAGTTGTGGCCTAGCAGGTCTCATCCAGCATACTGTAAGATTCCCAGCGAGGAGAGTCTCGCCATTTGCACATCTTGAGCAGTCTCATGACTCAGGCTTGGCCATTGAGATTCCAGGTTAATCGTTAACCATTTTAAGTACCGTCAAGCCCATAGTAACAGATTGAACTTTAATTTTGAGCCTGTCGACACAAATGAACAGCACAGCTGCTGTCAGGCCTCTTTTAGCCCGCAAGGTGGAGTTTAGAGCCTCGATTGAATTCCCAGGTGATCTGGCTCTCATCACCCCCTTGGCAACCTGCTTGACGACCCTTTTGTTTTGCCCATTTTGGCTCAAACAAAGCTGGATCCCCCCCATCCCACATGTTGTAGTATAGACAGCTCTGGTCTAATTGTCACGAGGCACTGTCCCAAGAGAACCCGAGTGTTGGGATGAGTGTTTTCAGCAGCAAAAAGCAGATAAACAATAAAGAGGAAAGGAATGGTCACCAGAAGGAAAGCTTTTTATACAGCTTGTTTATCAGTAGAAAATTGCATTAGACTAATATAGTTATGGCCTCTGGCATGTGGTTTCCATGGCAACTGGGACACTTTAACAGtgtgtttttattatgttattTCTTTGCGAAGGGTGACACTTGAAGGTGCATACAGACACGTACATGCACTAATTTTCTCTCTCGGCTACATAAAGCTACTTTTTGCATGGTGCAATTGACACTTAGAGCTGAAAATGCAAATGGAGACAATCCTGCCTCTGACGAGACAAACTACATCTGCTACTGCCAAATCTCATGctgaattgtttatatctcagaaaCCAGTGTGAAAAGTGCTGagaatctgtttgtttgtgtggtTTCTCCTAGGTGAAGCGCCTGAAAATGCCCTTAATAAGCTGAAGTGTCCCCACTGTAACTACATTGCCAAGCACCGGCGAACACTAAAGAGGCACCTGATCATCCACTCGGGCGTGCGTTCTTTCAGCTGTGACATCTGCGGAAAGCTGTTCACTCGCAGAGAACACGTCAAGAGACATTCCCTGGTAAGACAGAAACATCAagcattttttcaaaaaaaaaaaatctaaataatcaCCCTAACCagtttttgcattgtgacacaATTGCCATGACAGTTGAGTATATTTTCCTCCCTATTTTGCACTGATGCTGTGTAAtatgtataaatgtaaataatgcaatgaaacatgcTAGACTGTCATACAAAAATATGGTAAATAATACAGTATTATTCTGCTATCAAGGCTCAAACCTTCAttactagttctgaaatgaCATTTTGGAATTAACAACGGAGGCTTGGGATGAGAAGCTTAAGAAATTAGTCCCACACACAAGAGTGTTTTAAAGGAACATGCCACTATTTTTGAAAGTAGGCTCATTCTCCAATTCCCCtagagttaaaggtgctaaagaggatcttttcgtcgactgagaaaccaaagactgttagtgagtttttgaaatgagcgcatgcgtaagaacaacccccctccttcacagctcatttcgagggaacgcatcccaaaactcatgcacgagtattagaacacgagtgtttaccaccagcattcgctgtgtcgtgttagtggattcattatgtcggactcaccgcaggtaactcataatctgcagttgttactcctgtctccggacaaaaacattgcatgcggcgcctgtagattgtggaaagttactggagcgcgcagccgcgtacgtctcgcacaaggaacgtcatggcagtgacaAGCcagcgatgatcgcgtaaacgattggctgatgtttttaaggccctacctcgcgcacagatgatgtatattaatattattcctttcagtgcacctaataaatagtcttttatcagttagtaaagatagtttcaagtaatattgcaaaaatgtttacaacaaaacatcctctttagcaccttttaagtagttgagttttaccgttttgaatccattcaatccagccgatctccgggtctggtgGTAGCACTTTTAGCTGCAGCTTAGCATagatcattgaatctgattagaccaattgcatctcactcaaaaattGCCAaggagttttgatatttttcctatttaaaacttgactcctctatagttacatcgtgtactaagaccgacggaaaatgaaatgATTCttggcctagaaaatcgcaacttttcattttccgtcggtcttagtacacaatgtaactacagaagagtcaagttttaaataggaaaaatatcggaACTCTTTGGTCATCTTTGAGCATCTTTGAatccaatcagattcaatgaactatgctaagctgcAGCCAAAACTGCTACCGCCAGatccggagatcggctgaatggtttcaaaaaacggtaaaactgaactgaaaatgagcctattttcaaaaatagtGGCATGTTCCCTTAAGAAcagtgtcttgaggtgtggtaaccgTAGTATAAGCGGAATAATTGACTCCAGGCCTTTgaaattctgagaaaataatTCACACCCGAGGTGTAACTCACTAATAGTGAGATGTGTGAGTGTACAGTCTTGCACATTACCAcctcgggtgtgcattattttctaagaattcaacgGCCCAttgtcaattattccttacttaaaatgtactaaaaatgaattcaaactAAATAGGTTTTATACAATAAAGCGGTATATGTCATGAATTTATTAATAATGCAccatatatgtgtgtttttgcatggaacattttataatatatattatatatatatatatatatatatatatattatatatattatatatatattatatatatattaatatatatatatatatatatatatatatatatatatatatatatatatatatatatatatatatatatatatatatatatatatatatatatatatattaaaaaatgttccaTGCAAAAgctaatgtattatttatttgacaTGACACAGacattgatagatagattttatattctatatatatacagagatatacagctatggaaaaaattaagagaccacttaacattgatttctgaacttgaagtggtctcttaattttttccatagctgtatatatagatatagttttctatcatttatttattttattaatatttataaatattttctattatgCATATGTCTTGTTTGTATTACGGTAATGAGAATTGGGGACCAGAAATGCTTGATTATGTTAATGTTCTAAAAAATGTTCCATGCAAAAGCTAATGTCTTATTTATTTGACGTGACACAGACATTCTTCATGGGTTTTGTGAAATTCACTCACAGTCTCACAATACTTAGTAATATAATATCTTGCTTCACTGACTAATATCCCTGTTCATGACGTTCATTTGCAGGTGCACAAAAAGGATAAGAAATACAAATGTATGGTATGCAAGAAGATCTTCATGCTGGCAGCCAGCGTGGGCATACGACACGGTTCTCGCCGCTATGGCGTGTGCGTGGAGTGCGCAGACTCCCACCAAGGCACGCAGGAGGGTCTGGAGGGCATGCAGGACCTGGAATTCGCACGCGACGAAGACTTTGATGAGGCCGTAGAGGGAGACGAGGACATGGAGGCGGAAGAGGGGGAGCCCAATGAGATTGACCAATCCAACTGCGAGGGTGATGCGGGTGCCATCCCCGAGAAGGACTAATTTAGACATAACCTGGTAGAGAAACAAATcaaaatgcaaagaaaaaatAGCTGGGAAACAATCAACAATTCCAAAGTGCTATCAAACCTCTTTGTTGCACGTCAAGTTATGTCAAAGAGATATATAGCTTTGTTAGAGAGGGACTCCAATATTTAAAGATTGTTCTATGTGTCAGAGTCTGGGCCGTGTGCCTGTCAGAGAAAGAGGTATAATGATATATAACGAAAAAAATCAGGTTTTTCTgtgatgtatttttttcttttgtaggGGATGAGGGTGTACAGCGTTTTTGAGTTATAATAGGCCAATCAtattaaaagaaatattaattatttaatttatgaaGAAAGATAATATGGTCTTATGAAATTAtagaattagattttttttttttttttttttttttttttttttttatgtacgtctgcttattatttttagttGATAACTGTGCTTCCTGACAGACCTGATCGTATATTGCTCAGAGGAGGATCTCGACAAAGGAGCATTATAGAAATTCCGCCTACAGGaagagttttattttttttgttgttgttgttgttgtgtgtgtgtgtatgtgtgtttccTTTCTAGTTAAATGTTGTCATGaaatttttatgaaatatataaatatatatatattttcctttTCCCTGCACAAATCTTGGAACCAAAAATCTGTTTTGTGACTCTAATTGACCACAGCCATATTTATGATTAAGTTATACAGGGCTGTTAGATCGTGCCAAGCAGAATGCACACCAAGATTTTTTCGCAGGACACAAAACTACTGAAAATGCTGAGAGAACATAAAGCAGAGAAAtataagaagaagaataaaaaaaaaaaacagaaaaagagaaaattataaaatataaggggaatatattattattgctaGCTTTATTTGAATCACAGCATcacagtaacactttataaagCATTTTGACATTCACTTAAAGCTTGAATTTTGCCAAATGATGGAAACGTTTGGTGCTGTAacgcttttatttttattcttattttttaaaatactggACCTACAAGCTGTATATGATGTTAATAATCGTAAAGCCTACTCAACTCAGTTATACTAATCAGCTTTGTATTTTACACTGTTGTGCTAAGGAGCCTATCAGGTatgcttttctgtttttaacGTCTTTTCTATTAAAtgcacatacatgcatacatacatacacacacatacataccatttgttgttgttaaaactACTGGCAGTACTTGTATAGATGGAACGACCTGATGTTCTTGAGTTGGTTAGTGGTACTGAGCTTACTTTGAATCACTTGAACGACCTGTGTACCgtttttttgaagaatgcagaTGGAAAGAGGTGGTTTGCAATAGACTTCATTTTGGTCCCCCCCttaacatttgtttatttggaCTTTGTCACGTGTCTGCTGAGTGGAAAACACTTTGCTTGTGCTGACGTAGAGCGGAAGGTCTATGAAAATGCATAGACGGGCACTTACTGTTCTACGTTTGATCATTTCTTATTTCCCCAAAGCCGGTCTGGATGGAAATAAATTGAAACTGTTGTGTTTTATTCCAtacggattttttttttttttttttttggacatttcattatttaatgcTATGTGTTTATTGACTCCAAAATGCAATCAAGACTGTTAATTTTTATTGTCCTACCAAAATCTTTGTTTAATTGTTAAAGATAATGTATAAGAAATCCAGGTAAATATTTAGCATAGATCCTTGCTTGTGTATGTCGtcaaatttaaatgtttttattctaAAATCAATCATTCACTTTACCCTTAGATgcatatattgttttatttgtccttgcttttgagggtttttttgttcattcattgtgttttttatttcgTTTTAAgcacatattttttaagaaatattgtTTGTGGGTTAATTCCTAGGAGCAGGAGTTTCTATTCATATGCAGTGGATATATTGAAGTGCTATACTGATACAGAAATCATCTATCTTTCCCTTTACTCGAGAtgaaagtgtattttaaaaGCTGTATAGAAGATCTTGTTTGTATTACCTTCAGATCACTGTGGGAGGGATATTATATAAGATATTTAATGAGATATGAATTAAATGATGGCAACGCCGCTGCAGTTAACCGGTTTAAAACCTCAGCCTGGCTTTCACTGTTCTCACCGAACTTCTCTCTTTTATTTTCACGTGCACGTTCACCATCGTGTCGGTTTatactttttcttgttttgtctgTGTATCTGTTCAACTCACATTAATGTACTCCTTAGACTTTATGCTGTATATGGACATAAcagacaaaaaagaaaaa from Chanodichthys erythropterus isolate Z2021 chromosome 15, ASM2448905v1, whole genome shotgun sequence harbors:
- the zbtb10 gene encoding zinc finger and BTB domain-containing protein 10, giving the protein MSGERSRRSLAFRGGGLAVTGASAVGGGSNGNSCEAPACQDRHFNGNRPDQEDDRDLGAKGPSLGKVEGGGSVSDSTEPEEDEDPEGGSWTAGKHHDRGALNSVMVKTESCKWATGNGVNREDGSTGEAEEAAARKPLLEMRPQTLLLQKHSLFQESWLQEFPWLKFSQETGLMSCSWCHNIATNNNDELVKGSRNYKRALLLRHHLSSEHGRNDPTKQEMERPEDVESPEVEDYRNKPNENSYCYQLLQELDKQRKSGILCDVNIMVCGQMFKAHKNILVAGSRYFKTLYCLTKSESCDQTTITHLDVAAVQGFSVILDFLYSGNLFLTSQNAIEVMSVASYLQMTEVVQSCRAFIKDALNISIKQEAPDSVVVDYNKRRTVAKDCQGADKKPSNFWATSILSKLSIKASGQVKDEPSDVEVSGGEGCALGSSSWGGENSSESTEMEPQGPGPVFIWNEPDPGTGVAIKREERPEPGSRKRKKQAAKRFVYNIPPEPEEGFDEGMFIQPSASYTREDFSYLSENAGEAPENALNKLKCPHCNYIAKHRRTLKRHLIIHSGVRSFSCDICGKLFTRREHVKRHSLVHKKDKKYKCMVCKKIFMLAASVGIRHGSRRYGVCVECADSHQGTQEGLEGMQDLEFARDEDFDEAVEGDEDMEAEEGEPNEIDQSNCEGDAGAIPEKD